In one Zonotrichia albicollis isolate bZonAlb1 chromosome 14, bZonAlb1.hap1, whole genome shotgun sequence genomic region, the following are encoded:
- the FRMD7 gene encoding FERM domain-containing protein 7 isoform X3 produces MLHLKVQFLDDSQKIFVVDQKSCGKGLFNLTCSHLNLVEKEYFGLEFHSQAGNQVWLEPLKPITKQVKMDPGHLREELTRYLFTLQIKKDLAQGRLPCSDKSAALLVSHLLQSELGDFHEETDQQHLATHRYLPNQEYLDNKIMHYHRRHRGKTPAESDAQLLDVARKLEMYGIRPHPASDGEGTQINLAVTHMGVLVLRGNTKINTFNWSKIRKLSFKRKHFLIKLHANISELCKDTLEFTMASRDTCKAFWKTCVEYHAFFRLSEEPKSKPKALLCSKGSSFRYSGRTQRQLLEHGRKAKMKSLPFERKHYTSRYDERQCRSSPDLLTDVSKQVEELRLAYGSRGSYHANGVHGSEPTLDSRRRSSTMEVTFAAELERSKPEASPTFLPHSKSSSAFPLLYAELEMERAWEPIDLFGARNPLTSFRPHHQFAGNSKSTSVGNMREVSARQLVYTDVPCPLPVVAPAPPVLFYLDRALQPPWPAPAPGEDVAGLAGASGPTAAKPPRQSPSGAQAGQLHGEAAGTAVGTSMAGDSRSLARSFAYGLQEQPPKRSWSQSDMKTIRFPYGSEFRPLGPCPALSSRRGGVFWHVPAQQGLAPGLRRCPERYLGSSTESSDSDPELLGAEHGSRYGRVLPSPMARVRLSSGSLQLDEEDEEVSFATSAAEERISRGASKYFT; encoded by the exons ATGCTGCACCTCAAAGTCCAGTtcctggatgattcccagaagATCTTTGTAGTTGAT CAAAAATCCTGTGGGAAAGGGCTCTTCAACCTCACCTGCAGCCACCTGAACCTTGTGGAGAAGGAGTACTTTGGGCTGGAGtttcacagccaggctgggaaccAG GTCTGGTTGGAACCACTAAAACCCATAACAAAGCAAGTGAAAA TGGACCCCGGCCACCTGAGAGAAGAACTGACCAG GTACCTCTTCACCCTCCAGATCAAGAAggacctggcccaggggcggcTGCCCTGCAGTGACAAGAGCGCGGCGCTGCTCGTCTCCCACCTGCTGCAGT ccgAGCTGGGCGACTTCCACGAGGAGACAGACCAGCAGCACCTGGCCACGCACAGGTACCTGCCCAACCAGGAGTACCTGGACAACAAGATCATGCACTACCACCGGAGACACAG AGGGAAGACGCCGGCCGAGTCGGACGCTCAGCTGCTGGACGTGGCCAGGAAGCTGGAGATGTACGGGATCCGCCCCCACCCCGCCAGCGACGGCGAGGGGACACAGATCAACCTGGCCGTGACACACATGGgggtgctggtgctgagg GGCAATACAAAGATCAACACCTTCAACTGGTCCAAAATTCGCAAACTGAGTTTCAAGAGGAAGCATTTTCTCATCAAGCTCCATGCAAACATCTCT GAGCTGTGCAAGGACACGCTGGAGTTCACCATGGCCAGCCGGGACACCTGCAAGGCCTTCTGGAAGACGTGTGTGGAGTACCACGCCTTCTTCAGGCTCTCTGAGGAGCCCAAGTCAAAGCCCAAAGCCCTTCTGTGCAGCAAAGGTTCCAGCTTCCGCTACAG TGGCAGGACTCAGCGGCAGCTGCTGGAGCACGGCAGGAAGGCTAAGATGAAGAGCCTGCCCTTCGAGAG GAAGCACTACACGTCCCGCTACGATGAGAGGCAGTGCCGCTCCTCCCCGGACCTCCTGACGGATGTATCAAAGCAG gtggAGGAGCTGCGCCTGGCCTACGGCAGCCGGGGCTCCTACCACGCCAACGGCGTGCACGGCTCCGAGCCCACCCTGGACAGCCGGCGCCGCAGCTCCACCATGGAGGTGACctttgctgctgagctggagcGCTCCAAGCCCGAAGCATCCCCCACCTTCCTGCCCCATTCCAAGAGCTCCTCTGCCTTCCCCCTGCTCTACGCCGAGCTGGAGATGGAGCGGGCGTGGGAGCCCATCGACCTCTTCGGAGCCAGGAATCCCTTGACGTCCTTCCGGCCTCACCACCAGTTCGCTGGGAACAGCAAGAGCACCTCTGTGGGCAACATGCGGGAGGTGAGCGCCCGGCAGCTGGTGTACACGGAtgtgccctgtcccctgcccgTGGTGGCCCCGGCGCCCCCTGTGCTCTTCTATCTGGACAGGGCGCTGCAGCCCCCGTGGCCTGCACCGGCCCCCGGTGAGGACGTAGCAGGACTGGCCGGTGCAAGCGGCCCCACGGCAGCAAAACCCCCCCGGCAGAGCCCGAGCGGggcccaggctgggcagctcCATGGTGAGGCTGCAGGCACGGCCGTGGGCACCAGcatggcaggggacagcaggtcCCTGGCTCGCTCCTTCGCTTAcggcctgcaggagcagcctcccAAGCGCTCCTGGAGCCAGTCGGACATGAAAACCATCCGCTTCCCCTACGGCTCGGAGTTCAGACCCCTGGGGCCGtgccctgctctcagcagtcGCAGAGGGGGCGTTTTCTGGCACGTCCcagcccagcaagggctggccccggggctgcggcgctgcccCGAGCGGtacctgggcagcagcaccgaGTCCAGCGACTCTGACCCGGAGCTGCTGGGGGCCGAGCACGGCTCCCGCTACGGCCGCGTGCTGCCCTCGCCCATGGCCCGCGTGCGGCTCTCCTCGGGCAGCCTCCAgctggatgaggaggatgaggaggtgtCCTTTGCCACCAGTGCTGCTGAAGAGAGGATTTCCAGAGGGGCCTCCAAGTATTTCACCTAG
- the RAP2C gene encoding ras-related protein Rap-2c, producing the protein MREYKVVVLGSGGVGKSALTVQFVTGTFIEKYDPTIEDFYRKEIEVDSSPSVLEILDTAGTEQFASMRDLYIKNGQGFILVYSLVNQQSFQDIKPMRDQIVRVKRYEKVPLILVGNKVDLESEREVPSAEGRALAQEWGCPFMETSAKSKTMVDELFAEIVRQMNYASLPEKQDQCCTTCIVQ; encoded by the exons ATGCGGGAGTACAAGGTGGTGGTGCTGGGCAGCGGGGGGGTGGGGAAGTCCGCCCTGACGGTGCAGTTTGTCACCGGGACCTTCATCGAGAAGTACGACCCCACCATTGAGGACTTCTACCGCAAGGAGATCGAGGTGGACTCGTCGCCCTCGGTGCTGGAGATCCTGGACACGGCGGGCACCGAGCAGTTCGCCTCCATGCGCGACCTCTACATCAAGAACGGGCAGGGATTCATCCTCGTCTACAGCCTGGTGAACCAGCAGTCCTTCCAG gacatcaagccCATGAGGGACCAGATTGTCCGGGTGAAGAGATACGAGAAAGTTCCTCTGATCCTGGTGGGGAATAAAGTGGATCTGGAGTCGGAGAGGGAAGTCCCGTCTGCAgaaggcagagccctggctcAGGAGTGGGGCTGTCCCTTCATGGAGACGTCAGCCAAGAGCAAAACGATGGTGGATGAACTGTTTGCTGAGATCGTCAGGCAAATGAACTATGCCTCCCTGCCTGAGAAACAAGATCAATGTTGTACAACTTGCATCGTCCAGTGA
- the FRMD7 gene encoding FERM domain-containing protein 7 isoform X2 → MLHLKVQFLDDSQKIFVVDQKSCGKGLFNLTCSHLNLVEKEYFGLEFHSQAGNQVWLEPLKPITKQVKNPKEVLFKFMVKFFPVDPGHLREELTRYLFTLQIKKDLAQGRLPCSDKSAALLVSHLLQSELGDFHEETDQQHLATHRYLPNQEYLDNKIMHYHRRHRGKTPAESDAQLLDVARKLEMYGIRPHPASDGEGTQINLAVTHMGVLVLRGNTKINTFNWSKIRKLSFKRKHFLIKLHANISELCKDTLEFTMASRDTCKAFWKTCVEYHAFFRLSEEPKSKPKALLCSKGSSFRYSGRTQRQLLEHGRKAKMKSLPFERKHYTSRYDERQCRSSPDLLTDVSKQVEELRLAYGSRGSYHANGVHGSEPTLDSRRRSSTMEVTFAAELERSKPEASPTFLPHSKSSSAFPLLYAELEMERAWEPIDLFGARNPLTSFRPHHQFAGNSKSTSVGNMREVSARQLVYTDVPCPLPVVAPAPPVLFYLDRALQPPWPAPAPGEDVAGLAGASGPTAAKPPRQSPSGAQAGQLHGEAAGTAVGTSMAGDSRSLARSFAYGLQEQPPKRSWSQSDMKTIRFPYGSEFRPLGPCPALSSRRGGVFWHVPAQQGLAPGLRRCPERYLGSSTESSDSDPELLGAEHGSRYGRVLPSPMARVRLSSGSLQLDEEDEEVSFATSAAEERISRGASKYFT, encoded by the exons ATGCTGCACCTCAAAGTCCAGTtcctggatgattcccagaagATCTTTGTAGTTGAT CAAAAATCCTGTGGGAAAGGGCTCTTCAACCTCACCTGCAGCCACCTGAACCTTGTGGAGAAGGAGTACTTTGGGCTGGAGtttcacagccaggctgggaaccAG GTCTGGTTGGAACCACTAAAACCCATAACAAAGCAAGTGAAAA ATCCTAAGGAGGTTCTTTTCAAATTTATGGTGAAATTTTTCCCAGTGGACCCCGGCCACCTGAGAGAAGAACTGACCAG GTACCTCTTCACCCTCCAGATCAAGAAggacctggcccaggggcggcTGCCCTGCAGTGACAAGAGCGCGGCGCTGCTCGTCTCCCACCTGCTGCAGT ccgAGCTGGGCGACTTCCACGAGGAGACAGACCAGCAGCACCTGGCCACGCACAGGTACCTGCCCAACCAGGAGTACCTGGACAACAAGATCATGCACTACCACCGGAGACACAG AGGGAAGACGCCGGCCGAGTCGGACGCTCAGCTGCTGGACGTGGCCAGGAAGCTGGAGATGTACGGGATCCGCCCCCACCCCGCCAGCGACGGCGAGGGGACACAGATCAACCTGGCCGTGACACACATGGgggtgctggtgctgagg GGCAATACAAAGATCAACACCTTCAACTGGTCCAAAATTCGCAAACTGAGTTTCAAGAGGAAGCATTTTCTCATCAAGCTCCATGCAAACATCTCT GAGCTGTGCAAGGACACGCTGGAGTTCACCATGGCCAGCCGGGACACCTGCAAGGCCTTCTGGAAGACGTGTGTGGAGTACCACGCCTTCTTCAGGCTCTCTGAGGAGCCCAAGTCAAAGCCCAAAGCCCTTCTGTGCAGCAAAGGTTCCAGCTTCCGCTACAG TGGCAGGACTCAGCGGCAGCTGCTGGAGCACGGCAGGAAGGCTAAGATGAAGAGCCTGCCCTTCGAGAG GAAGCACTACACGTCCCGCTACGATGAGAGGCAGTGCCGCTCCTCCCCGGACCTCCTGACGGATGTATCAAAGCAG gtggAGGAGCTGCGCCTGGCCTACGGCAGCCGGGGCTCCTACCACGCCAACGGCGTGCACGGCTCCGAGCCCACCCTGGACAGCCGGCGCCGCAGCTCCACCATGGAGGTGACctttgctgctgagctggagcGCTCCAAGCCCGAAGCATCCCCCACCTTCCTGCCCCATTCCAAGAGCTCCTCTGCCTTCCCCCTGCTCTACGCCGAGCTGGAGATGGAGCGGGCGTGGGAGCCCATCGACCTCTTCGGAGCCAGGAATCCCTTGACGTCCTTCCGGCCTCACCACCAGTTCGCTGGGAACAGCAAGAGCACCTCTGTGGGCAACATGCGGGAGGTGAGCGCCCGGCAGCTGGTGTACACGGAtgtgccctgtcccctgcccgTGGTGGCCCCGGCGCCCCCTGTGCTCTTCTATCTGGACAGGGCGCTGCAGCCCCCGTGGCCTGCACCGGCCCCCGGTGAGGACGTAGCAGGACTGGCCGGTGCAAGCGGCCCCACGGCAGCAAAACCCCCCCGGCAGAGCCCGAGCGGggcccaggctgggcagctcCATGGTGAGGCTGCAGGCACGGCCGTGGGCACCAGcatggcaggggacagcaggtcCCTGGCTCGCTCCTTCGCTTAcggcctgcaggagcagcctcccAAGCGCTCCTGGAGCCAGTCGGACATGAAAACCATCCGCTTCCCCTACGGCTCGGAGTTCAGACCCCTGGGGCCGtgccctgctctcagcagtcGCAGAGGGGGCGTTTTCTGGCACGTCCcagcccagcaagggctggccccggggctgcggcgctgcccCGAGCGGtacctgggcagcagcaccgaGTCCAGCGACTCTGACCCGGAGCTGCTGGGGGCCGAGCACGGCTCCCGCTACGGCCGCGTGCTGCCCTCGCCCATGGCCCGCGTGCGGCTCTCCTCGGGCAGCCTCCAgctggatgaggaggatgaggaggtgtCCTTTGCCACCAGTGCTGCTGAAGAGAGGATTTCCAGAGGGGCCTCCAAGTATTTCACCTAG
- the FRMD7 gene encoding FERM domain-containing protein 7 isoform X1 gives MLHLKVQFLDDSQKIFVVDQKSCGKGLFNLTCSHLNLVEKEYFGLEFHSQAGNQVWLEPLKPITKQVKNPKEVLFKFMVKFFPVDPGHLREELTRYLFTLQIKKDLAQGRLPCSDKSAALLVSHLLQCKGKRGTAGPGPLPWGWALAVQPGLPPAPTPHSLIHALPVPKAELGDFHEETDQQHLATHRYLPNQEYLDNKIMHYHRRHRGKTPAESDAQLLDVARKLEMYGIRPHPASDGEGTQINLAVTHMGVLVLRGNTKINTFNWSKIRKLSFKRKHFLIKLHANISELCKDTLEFTMASRDTCKAFWKTCVEYHAFFRLSEEPKSKPKALLCSKGSSFRYSGRTQRQLLEHGRKAKMKSLPFERKHYTSRYDERQCRSSPDLLTDVSKQVEELRLAYGSRGSYHANGVHGSEPTLDSRRRSSTMEVTFAAELERSKPEASPTFLPHSKSSSAFPLLYAELEMERAWEPIDLFGARNPLTSFRPHHQFAGNSKSTSVGNMREVSARQLVYTDVPCPLPVVAPAPPVLFYLDRALQPPWPAPAPGEDVAGLAGASGPTAAKPPRQSPSGAQAGQLHGEAAGTAVGTSMAGDSRSLARSFAYGLQEQPPKRSWSQSDMKTIRFPYGSEFRPLGPCPALSSRRGGVFWHVPAQQGLAPGLRRCPERYLGSSTESSDSDPELLGAEHGSRYGRVLPSPMARVRLSSGSLQLDEEDEEVSFATSAAEERISRGASKYFT, from the exons ATGCTGCACCTCAAAGTCCAGTtcctggatgattcccagaagATCTTTGTAGTTGAT CAAAAATCCTGTGGGAAAGGGCTCTTCAACCTCACCTGCAGCCACCTGAACCTTGTGGAGAAGGAGTACTTTGGGCTGGAGtttcacagccaggctgggaaccAG GTCTGGTTGGAACCACTAAAACCCATAACAAAGCAAGTGAAAA ATCCTAAGGAGGTTCTTTTCAAATTTATGGTGAAATTTTTCCCAGTGGACCCCGGCCACCTGAGAGAAGAACTGACCAG GTACCTCTTCACCCTCCAGATCAAGAAggacctggcccaggggcggcTGCCCTGCAGTGACAAGAGCGCGGCGCTGCTCGTCTCCCACCTGCTGCAGTGTAAGGGCAAGAGAGGAACTGCGGGGCCAGGgccccttccctggggatgggCTTTGGCCGTGCAGCCAGGGCTCCCCCCTGCCCCGACCCCTCACAGCCTAATCCAcgctctccctgtccccaaagccgAGCTGGGCGACTTCCACGAGGAGACAGACCAGCAGCACCTGGCCACGCACAGGTACCTGCCCAACCAGGAGTACCTGGACAACAAGATCATGCACTACCACCGGAGACACAG AGGGAAGACGCCGGCCGAGTCGGACGCTCAGCTGCTGGACGTGGCCAGGAAGCTGGAGATGTACGGGATCCGCCCCCACCCCGCCAGCGACGGCGAGGGGACACAGATCAACCTGGCCGTGACACACATGGgggtgctggtgctgagg GGCAATACAAAGATCAACACCTTCAACTGGTCCAAAATTCGCAAACTGAGTTTCAAGAGGAAGCATTTTCTCATCAAGCTCCATGCAAACATCTCT GAGCTGTGCAAGGACACGCTGGAGTTCACCATGGCCAGCCGGGACACCTGCAAGGCCTTCTGGAAGACGTGTGTGGAGTACCACGCCTTCTTCAGGCTCTCTGAGGAGCCCAAGTCAAAGCCCAAAGCCCTTCTGTGCAGCAAAGGTTCCAGCTTCCGCTACAG TGGCAGGACTCAGCGGCAGCTGCTGGAGCACGGCAGGAAGGCTAAGATGAAGAGCCTGCCCTTCGAGAG GAAGCACTACACGTCCCGCTACGATGAGAGGCAGTGCCGCTCCTCCCCGGACCTCCTGACGGATGTATCAAAGCAG gtggAGGAGCTGCGCCTGGCCTACGGCAGCCGGGGCTCCTACCACGCCAACGGCGTGCACGGCTCCGAGCCCACCCTGGACAGCCGGCGCCGCAGCTCCACCATGGAGGTGACctttgctgctgagctggagcGCTCCAAGCCCGAAGCATCCCCCACCTTCCTGCCCCATTCCAAGAGCTCCTCTGCCTTCCCCCTGCTCTACGCCGAGCTGGAGATGGAGCGGGCGTGGGAGCCCATCGACCTCTTCGGAGCCAGGAATCCCTTGACGTCCTTCCGGCCTCACCACCAGTTCGCTGGGAACAGCAAGAGCACCTCTGTGGGCAACATGCGGGAGGTGAGCGCCCGGCAGCTGGTGTACACGGAtgtgccctgtcccctgcccgTGGTGGCCCCGGCGCCCCCTGTGCTCTTCTATCTGGACAGGGCGCTGCAGCCCCCGTGGCCTGCACCGGCCCCCGGTGAGGACGTAGCAGGACTGGCCGGTGCAAGCGGCCCCACGGCAGCAAAACCCCCCCGGCAGAGCCCGAGCGGggcccaggctgggcagctcCATGGTGAGGCTGCAGGCACGGCCGTGGGCACCAGcatggcaggggacagcaggtcCCTGGCTCGCTCCTTCGCTTAcggcctgcaggagcagcctcccAAGCGCTCCTGGAGCCAGTCGGACATGAAAACCATCCGCTTCCCCTACGGCTCGGAGTTCAGACCCCTGGGGCCGtgccctgctctcagcagtcGCAGAGGGGGCGTTTTCTGGCACGTCCcagcccagcaagggctggccccggggctgcggcgctgcccCGAGCGGtacctgggcagcagcaccgaGTCCAGCGACTCTGACCCGGAGCTGCTGGGGGCCGAGCACGGCTCCCGCTACGGCCGCGTGCTGCCCTCGCCCATGGCCCGCGTGCGGCTCTCCTCGGGCAGCCTCCAgctggatgaggaggatgaggaggtgtCCTTTGCCACCAGTGCTGCTGAAGAGAGGATTTCCAGAGGGGCCTCCAAGTATTTCACCTAG